ATGTCCTGTTTGCGAAGGAAAGTTTAGGAAGATGCTTCCTTACGGATACGATGGTTCCGCGAAGCGCGATAATGTGCTTTGTCCAAAGTGTCTTACGTTAGAAAGACATCGCGTGCTTTGGTTGTATCTTAAAGAGCAAACTGACTTCTTCACAAAACCACGCAAGATGCTTCACATTGCGCCCGAGCAACCATTTCTTGGTCGCTTCCGCAAGATGAAACACCTCGATCTGATAACAGCCGATCTCTTTTCTCCATTGGCAGACGTGAAGTGCGACATTATGGACATGCCTTTTGAGGATAACACCTTTGATGTGATTTTCTGTAATCACGTTCTGGAGCACGTGGCAGATGATCACAAGGCCATGAGCGAACTCTACCGCGTGATGAAGCCTGGTGGTTTCGGCATTTTCCAAGTCCCTGTTGACTACAAGCGCGAAACCACGCTCGAAGACCCGAAAATCACTTCAGAAGCCGATCGCGTGAAGCATTATTGGCAGAAAGACCACGTTCGTCTATATGGACTCGATTATCCTTCTAAGCTTGAGGCAGTCGGTTTTAAAGCGCAGCGAATTGATTTGGCGAATGAAATTGGCCCAGAACTGAAAGACCGTTACCGCTTGGGTCCAGGCGATAAGGTTTACAGAGTCGATAAGTAAAGCCTTTGTTGGCCAGGTTGCGTTACCTTAGTGCAGACGCTAACTCAATGGAACAGATAACCACTTTTTTTCAAACGTGGCTGCACAATGCGGTTCTAGAACGATTGGCCTTTATAGCCATCGGAATTGTGGCGGTGGTGGTGGTTACCACGCTGATAAAGCGGGTGGTGAATACCACCATCAAGAATACCGATCATCGCTATAGTGTTCGGAAAGCGGTCAATTTCATCGGTTATGTGCTTATCGGAATTGTTCTGCTAATCATCTATGGCGATAAACTGGGCAATTTGGGTGTGGCTTTGGGTTTGGCGGGAGCAGGTATCACGTTTGCATTGCAAGAGGTGATTGTCAGTTTCGCGGGCTGGTTAAGTATTATCCTATCAGGTACGCCAAGTGTTGGACAGCGCGTAAAGATCGGTGATGCCAAAGGAGACATCATCGACATTGGTGTGATGCGCACCACCATCATGGAAATGGGCGATTGGGTAGAAGGAGATCTGTACAATGGCCGCATCATTACCTTGGCCAACAGCTACGTTTTTAAAGAGAAGATCCATAATTATTCTGCGGAATATCCTTTTCTGTGGGATGAAGTGAAAGTGCCGATACGTACGGAAAGCGATCACGAACTTGCACGCAAAGTGTTTTCCAAAGTGGTGAATGATGTGTGCGAAGATTACGCCATCAAAAGTGAAAAGGACTGGAAGCGAATGGCCTATAAATTTCGGGTCGAACAAGCGAATGTTCGTCCTTCAGTACGACTGAAGTTTGATGAGAACTGGATCACTTTTACCCTTCGATACATTGTAGATTACAAGAGCAGAGGCATTACCAAGGATAAGATCTTCACTGCTTTGCTAAATGAAATTGCCAAACACGATAACATTACCATAGCCACCACAACCTCCGAGGTTACGAGCGTTGTAAAGCGTCCAGAAGCGTAGTTTTTCGACTTTCATTTGCGAACGGGATAGTTCAGAAATACCCCGAATGATTAGGATTTCACGCTCATTCATGGTATTATGGGCTTATGATGATTTCAAATTCTATAGAAACACGGATGTTCGATGCGCTGGAACTTCCGTCTGAGTTACAGAAGCGCGAAATAGTCAATTTTCTTCACCAGCATCTTGAAGCGTATGGCGATCCGAAAGCCGATATTCTCAAGTGCCTCAACTTCGCTGTGAAGGAAACAACCTCATTTGGTGGTTTTGTGCTCGTCTCTTTTGATGGAGACACCATTACGGGTGTGGTCATCGTCAACAAGACGGGCATGGGAGGCTACATTCCAGAAAACATTCTGGTGTACATCGCCACACACAAAGATCATCGAGGAAAAGGCATTGGCAAGAAGTTGATGCAAGAGACGCTCAACTTTGCCAAAGGCGATATCGCGCTACACGTAGAAGCAAGCAATCCAGCTAAGAAACTTTACGAGAAATACGGCTTCACCAATCCGTATCTCGAAATGCGTTTAAAACGAAGCTGAGTATGGCGTATATAGAACTCTACGGAGATAAACTTCGCCACAACTACCAATTTCTAGACACACTTTTTAACCACCACGGCAAAGAATGGGCGGTGGTGACCAAGATGCTTTGCGGCAATCGCAAATACATCGAAGAGATCATTAAACTGGGCACCAAGGAGATCTGTGATTCGCGCATCAGCAACCTGAAAGTGGTGAAGAGCATTGACCCTACGGTGCAGACGGTTTACATCAAGCCGCCCGCCAAGCGTAGCATCAGCAAAATTGTGAAGTATGCCGATGTGAGTTTCAACACGGAATTTGCCACCATCAAGATGCTTTCTGATGAAGCGGTGAATCAGAATAAGACGCACAAGATCATCATCATGATAGAGATGGGCGATCTGCGCGAAGGCATTATGGGCGATCATCTGATGGATTTCTACGACAGCATTTTCAAACTGCCTAACATCAAGATATCAGGCATTGGCACCAACCTCAACTGCCTCAATGGCGTGCTGCCATCGCAAGACAAACTCATACAGCTAGGCTTGTACGAGCAGCTGATCGAGGCCAAATTCAACATCAAGATACCATGGGTGACGGGCGGCACATCGGTCATCATTCCCATGCTGTTCAAGCATCAGGTGCCTGATGTGGTCAATCATTTCAGAGTGGGAGAGACGCTCTTTTTCGGTGCTGATCTACTCAGCGAGGGCACCATCGAAGGAATGGAGGCAGATGTGATCAAGCTTTTTGCCGAGGTCATCGAGATCACCGAAAAGCCGAAAGTACCCATCGGTTCCTTGGCCCAGAATCCTTCGGGAGAGGTATTTACCGTAGATGAAAAGGACCTTGGAAAGAACATGCACCGCGCCATTCTCGACATCGGTCTGCTGGATGTTTCCACCGATTTTCTACTTCCGGATGATGATAGGATAAGCGTGGTAGGTGCCAGTTCAGACATGTTGGTGATCGACATAGGAGAAAGCGGCAACTACACTGTAGGCGACCTTGTTTCCTTCAAACTCAAATACATGGGGGCGCTTGCCCTGCTGAACTCAGATTATATTGAGAAACGGTTGGTGTAGGCTTTCGGACCTATCAAACACGCACCTGAGCGGGTTCAGTCTCTTTAAACGTAATTCAACGTGCGTTCGACTGTAGTTAAACTTCAATTGACTGTATCCAACCTATCTTTAACTGTAATTGACTTAGCTCTAACTGTAGATAACTTAGCTTTAACCGTAGCTAACTTAGCTCTAACCGTATATAACTTAGCTTTAACCGTAGCTAACTTAGCTTTAACCGTAGCTAACTTA
This DNA window, taken from Flavobacteriales bacterium, encodes the following:
- a CDS encoding mechanosensitive ion channel family protein, producing MEQITTFFQTWLHNAVLERLAFIAIGIVAVVVVTTLIKRVVNTTIKNTDHRYSVRKAVNFIGYVLIGIVLLIIYGDKLGNLGVALGLAGAGITFALQEVIVSFAGWLSIILSGTPSVGQRVKIGDAKGDIIDIGVMRTTIMEMGDWVEGDLYNGRIITLANSYVFKEKIHNYSAEYPFLWDEVKVPIRTESDHELARKVFSKVVNDVCEDYAIKSEKDWKRMAYKFRVEQANVRPSVRLKFDENWITFTLRYIVDYKSRGITKDKIFTALLNEIAKHDNITIATTTSEVTSVVKRPEA
- a CDS encoding class I SAM-dependent methyltransferase, with protein sequence MFHFLLRTIPRPILIRLSYIFSFFSPVFYGGNKYECPVCEGKFRKMLPYGYDGSAKRDNVLCPKCLTLERHRVLWLYLKEQTDFFTKPRKMLHIAPEQPFLGRFRKMKHLDLITADLFSPLADVKCDIMDMPFEDNTFDVIFCNHVLEHVADDHKAMSELYRVMKPGGFGIFQVPVDYKRETTLEDPKITSEADRVKHYWQKDHVRLYGLDYPSKLEAVGFKAQRIDLANEIGPELKDRYRLGPGDKVYRVDK
- a CDS encoding GNAT family N-acetyltransferase: MFDALELPSELQKREIVNFLHQHLEAYGDPKADILKCLNFAVKETTSFGGFVLVSFDGDTITGVVIVNKTGMGGYIPENILVYIATHKDHRGKGIGKKLMQETLNFAKGDIALHVEASNPAKKLYEKYGFTNPYLEMRLKRS
- a CDS encoding alanine/ornithine racemase family PLP-dependent enzyme — translated: MAYIELYGDKLRHNYQFLDTLFNHHGKEWAVVTKMLCGNRKYIEEIIKLGTKEICDSRISNLKVVKSIDPTVQTVYIKPPAKRSISKIVKYADVSFNTEFATIKMLSDEAVNQNKTHKIIIMIEMGDLREGIMGDHLMDFYDSIFKLPNIKISGIGTNLNCLNGVLPSQDKLIQLGLYEQLIEAKFNIKIPWVTGGTSVIIPMLFKHQVPDVVNHFRVGETLFFGADLLSEGTIEGMEADVIKLFAEVIEITEKPKVPIGSLAQNPSGEVFTVDEKDLGKNMHRAILDIGLLDVSTDFLLPDDDRISVVGASSDMLVIDIGESGNYTVGDLVSFKLKYMGALALLNSDYIEKRLV